Proteins encoded in a region of the Planctomycetota bacterium genome:
- a CDS encoding VOC family protein, protein MHVERLKYVIWAADFDRAIRFWCDTFGGRLLKRNPVIAEIEIAGAVIGIHSGGEGKRTWTGINLQVADVVAAAGEVAAAGGALAREPEPEEGEPPHLAMCVDPEGNEFMLTRRRERPAAAT, encoded by the coding sequence ATGCACGTCGAGCGGCTGAAGTACGTCATCTGGGCGGCCGATTTCGACCGCGCCATCCGGTTCTGGTGCGACACGTTCGGCGGCCGGTTGCTGAAGCGCAACCCCGTCATCGCCGAGATCGAGATCGCCGGCGCGGTGATCGGCATCCATTCCGGCGGCGAGGGCAAGCGCACCTGGACGGGCATCAATCTCCAGGTGGCCGACGTCGTCGCCGCCGCCGGTGAAGTGGCGGCCGCCGGCGGGGCGCTGGCGCGCGAGCCGGAGCCCGAGGAGGGCGAGCCGCCCCACCTGGCGATGTGCGTCGATCCCGAGGGCAACGAGTTCATGCTCACGCGGCGCCGCGAGCGGCCCGCCGCGGCGACCTGA
- a CDS encoding phytanoyl-CoA dioxygenase family protein, with product MSPMLTTDQIAEYQREGYCIARGFFDRDEIDLLRRAAKEDRELDRHSFGRADGEGGTVRLSLWNHPGDGIYGMFARCQRVVRSAEALLGGEVYHYHSKMIMKDPRVGGAWTWHQDYGYWYRNGVLWPLLTSVSIAVDGATKANGCLQVIPRSHEVGRIDHVQSGEQAGADMERVTALLERLPLVHCEMDPGDAIFFHANLLHRSDMNRSDEPRWSMICCYNAARNDPYKESHHPRYTPLDVVPDARIREVGIRRFADSSADVAWLDVARDASARGEGAGRA from the coding sequence ATCTCACCGATGCTCACCACCGACCAGATCGCCGAGTACCAGCGCGAGGGCTACTGCATCGCCCGCGGGTTCTTCGACCGCGACGAGATCGATCTCCTCCGCCGCGCCGCCAAGGAAGACCGCGAGCTCGACCGCCACTCGTTCGGCCGCGCCGACGGCGAAGGGGGCACGGTCCGGCTGTCGCTGTGGAACCATCCGGGCGACGGGATCTACGGGATGTTCGCCCGCTGCCAGCGCGTCGTCCGATCCGCCGAGGCGCTCCTCGGCGGCGAGGTCTACCACTACCACTCGAAGATGATCATGAAGGATCCGCGCGTCGGCGGAGCCTGGACCTGGCACCAGGACTACGGCTACTGGTATCGCAACGGCGTCCTCTGGCCGCTCCTCACCAGCGTCTCGATCGCCGTCGACGGCGCCACCAAGGCCAACGGCTGCCTCCAGGTGATTCCCCGGTCGCACGAGGTCGGGCGCATCGACCACGTCCAATCGGGTGAGCAGGCCGGTGCCGACATGGAGCGCGTCACCGCGCTGCTCGAGCGCCTGCCGCTGGTCCACTGCGAGATGGACCCCGGCGATGCGATCTTCTTCCACGCCAACCTCCTCCACCGCTCCGACATGAACCGCTCCGACGAGCCGCGCTGGTCGATGATCTGCTGCTACAACGCCGCCCGGAACGATCCCTACAAGGAGTCGCATCACCCGCGCTACACGCCGCTCGACGTCGTCCCCGACGCGCGCATCCGCGAGGTGGGGATCCGCCGGTTCGCCGATTCGTCGGCCGACGTCGCCTGGCTCGACGTCGCGCGCGACGCCTCGGCGCGCGGCGAAGGTGCAGGCCGCGCGTGA
- a CDS encoding Gfo/Idh/MocA family oxidoreductase — MTARKTRGFSRSGPAANAVSRRKVLAGGIAAGLSARGWARAYGANERVRIASIGCGGKGFSDLLDTAKSPHADVVALCDIDESKGHLGNAAEKFPMAKTYTDWRKLLDDPGALDAVIVSTPDHMHAAPALAAMHLGKHVQCQKPLTHTVFEARQLRQAAERFGLVTQMGNQIQSHPSYRTAVKLVHDGKLGKVTAVHSWQSGGMPWRKLDDRPAGGADVPAGVHWDEWLGVAEQRPFQPEIYHPFNWRGWQAFSNGQLGDFGCHILDPVFMALGLTAPLSVRAEATPMNDEVWYTKSAVRWTFPGTPRTAGPTVDVTWYDGPGHKPSLDTLGLVAGDLPPGKDGAEGALPGSGSVIIGTAASLVVPHFAMPYFVPVAKFTEVTIEPEAARDHYTSWIDAIRGTDHTTSAFAYSGPLTEAVLLGTIAARHPGALLTWDSAALTLAGHAGASACVTKGYRDGWQPAWV; from the coding sequence ATGACAGCGCGGAAGACTCGTGGGTTTTCACGATCGGGGCCGGCGGCCAACGCCGTTTCGCGCCGGAAGGTGCTCGCCGGCGGAATCGCCGCCGGTCTGTCGGCCCGGGGCTGGGCGCGGGCCTACGGTGCCAACGAGCGGGTACGGATCGCGTCGATCGGCTGCGGCGGCAAGGGCTTCTCCGACCTGCTCGACACCGCCAAGAGCCCCCACGCCGACGTCGTCGCGCTATGCGACATCGACGAGTCGAAGGGCCACCTCGGCAACGCCGCCGAGAAGTTCCCGATGGCCAAGACCTACACCGACTGGCGGAAGCTGCTCGACGACCCGGGCGCGCTCGACGCCGTGATCGTCTCGACCCCCGACCACATGCACGCCGCGCCGGCGCTGGCGGCGATGCACCTCGGGAAGCACGTCCAGTGCCAGAAGCCGCTGACCCACACCGTGTTCGAGGCCCGGCAATTGCGGCAGGCCGCGGAGCGCTTCGGCCTGGTGACCCAGATGGGCAACCAGATCCAGTCGCACCCCTCGTACCGCACCGCGGTGAAACTCGTCCACGACGGCAAGCTGGGGAAGGTCACGGCGGTCCATTCGTGGCAGTCGGGGGGGATGCCGTGGCGGAAGCTCGACGATCGCCCTGCGGGCGGTGCCGACGTGCCGGCCGGAGTGCACTGGGACGAATGGCTCGGGGTCGCCGAGCAGCGCCCGTTCCAGCCGGAGATCTACCATCCGTTCAATTGGCGCGGGTGGCAGGCATTTTCCAACGGCCAACTCGGCGACTTCGGCTGCCACATCCTCGATCCGGTGTTCATGGCGCTGGGCCTGACGGCGCCGCTCTCGGTCCGCGCCGAGGCGACGCCGATGAACGACGAGGTCTGGTACACCAAGTCGGCCGTCCGCTGGACGTTTCCCGGCACGCCGCGCACCGCCGGCCCGACGGTCGACGTGACGTGGTACGACGGGCCGGGGCACAAGCCTTCGCTCGACACCCTCGGCCTCGTCGCCGGAGACCTGCCGCCGGGAAAGGATGGCGCGGAGGGGGCACTGCCCGGCTCGGGCTCGGTGATCATCGGCACGGCTGCGAGCCTCGTCGTGCCCCACTTCGCGATGCCCTATTTCGTGCCGGTGGCGAAGTTCACCGAGGTCACGATTGAGCCCGAGGCGGCCCGCGACCACTACACGAGTTGGATCGACGCGATCCGGGGCACCGACCATACGACCAGCGCCTTTGCCTACTCCGGACCCCTCACCGAGGCGGTGTTGCTCGGGACGATCGCCGCCCGCCACCCGGGGGCCCTGCTCACCTGGGACTCCGCGGCCCTGACGCTTGCCGGCCATGCCGGAGCGAGCGCCTGTGTCACCAAGGGGTATCGCGATGGCTGGCAGCCGGCCTGGGTGTGA
- a CDS encoding RtcB family protein has product MNSKSLVRMGIPASLVDRAGWLVGEARRTGMDPGEIRRILAGLVATPQEFVADPLFGPLAAAVGGHQAATAADAAAFAPRDEPLAWRQWGEGLEPDAVGQMNAAMRLPVAAAGALMADAHVGYGLPIGGVLATDGAVVPYAVGVDIACRMKLSVLDLPPEWLDERPDRLTTALETETRFGVGAEFGRRGDPQRTRPREHAVLDDDWSVSPVTARLRDKARLQLGTSGSGNHFVEFGTFTVAGDEAGRLGLASGGTFLALLSHSGSRGTGAAVCDHYSRLAMNRCRDLPGAMRHLGWLDLDSEPGQEYWAAMNLMGRYAAANHACIHRHVVEHLGARVILDVENHHNFAWEEDHEIDGVRRRVIVHRKGATPAGAGVLGIIPGSMAAPGFLVRGRGVASSLASASHGAGRRMSRTKARETYRWKEIKPLLEQRGVRLLSAGIDEVPHAYKDIHAVMAAQADLVETVARFDPRLVKMAPEGEKPED; this is encoded by the coding sequence ATGAACTCCAAGTCGCTCGTCCGGATGGGGATTCCCGCGTCGCTCGTCGACCGTGCCGGATGGCTCGTCGGCGAGGCCCGGCGCACGGGGATGGATCCGGGGGAGATCCGCCGGATCCTCGCCGGGCTCGTCGCCACGCCGCAGGAATTCGTCGCCGATCCGCTGTTCGGCCCCCTCGCGGCGGCGGTCGGCGGGCACCAGGCGGCCACGGCGGCCGACGCCGCGGCGTTCGCGCCGCGCGACGAACCGCTCGCCTGGCGTCAGTGGGGCGAGGGACTCGAGCCGGACGCGGTCGGCCAGATGAACGCGGCGATGCGCCTCCCGGTGGCGGCGGCCGGCGCGCTGATGGCCGACGCCCACGTCGGCTACGGCCTGCCGATCGGCGGCGTCCTCGCGACCGACGGCGCCGTCGTCCCCTACGCCGTCGGCGTCGACATCGCCTGCCGGATGAAGCTCTCGGTTCTCGACCTGCCGCCGGAGTGGCTCGACGAGCGCCCCGACCGGCTGACGACCGCGCTCGAGACCGAGACGCGGTTCGGCGTCGGTGCCGAGTTCGGCCGGCGCGGCGACCCGCAGCGCACGCGGCCGCGCGAGCACGCGGTCCTCGACGACGACTGGAGCGTGTCTCCGGTCACCGCCCGCCTCCGCGACAAGGCCCGGCTGCAACTGGGCACCAGCGGCAGCGGCAACCACTTCGTCGAATTCGGCACGTTCACCGTCGCGGGCGACGAGGCGGGGCGGCTCGGCCTCGCCTCGGGGGGGACGTTTCTGGCGCTCCTCTCCCACTCCGGATCGCGCGGCACCGGTGCGGCGGTCTGCGACCACTATTCGCGGCTGGCGATGAACCGCTGCCGTGACCTTCCCGGTGCGATGCGGCACCTCGGCTGGCTGGACCTCGACTCCGAGCCGGGGCAGGAGTACTGGGCGGCGATGAACCTGATGGGGCGCTACGCCGCCGCCAACCACGCCTGCATCCACCGGCACGTCGTCGAGCACCTCGGCGCGCGGGTGATCCTCGACGTCGAGAACCACCACAACTTCGCCTGGGAGGAGGACCACGAGATCGACGGCGTCCGCCGCCGCGTGATCGTCCACCGCAAGGGGGCGACGCCGGCGGGCGCGGGGGTCCTGGGGATCATCCCGGGATCGATGGCCGCCCCCGGCTTTCTCGTGCGCGGGCGCGGCGTGGCCTCGTCGCTCGCCTCGGCGAGCCACGGGGCCGGGCGGCGGATGAGCCGGACGAAAGCGCGGGAGACCTACCGCTGGAAGGAGATCAAGCCGCTCCTCGAACAGCGCGGCGTGCGCCTGCTCAGCGCCGGGATCGACGAGGTGCCCCACGCCTACAAGGACATCCACGCCGTGATGGCCGCCCAGGCCGACCTCGTCGAGACGGTTGCCCGGTTCGACCCGCGGCTGGTGAAGATGGCGCCGGAGGGGGAGAAACCCGAAGACTGA